In Amycolatopsis methanolica 239, a single genomic region encodes these proteins:
- a CDS encoding MFS transporter, translating to MRTGDQIVQDLPWRWSVQGKIFLIGGLGYMFDAWDVALNGFLTPLVGAEFGLSPGQKGLVATANLIGMAVGAVVWGTVADRIGRKRAFSVTLLVFALFSVLGALSPNVEVFLALRFLAGVGLGGCVPVDYAIVSEFSPRRHRGRVLSAMDGWWPVGTTLAAVTATLLVPVSGNWRWMLVLMILPALLLFWIRRGVPESPLYLVRKGREAEARAVIDELVRRTGAPAEPYSIPPAVVEDTRGGAVTAAFDQLRRVWAFNPRITAVAWSLFISVMLVYYAALSWMPSILRAQGFGEIAAFASTALMNALGIVGVAVAVLLVEKVGRKRIVAVAGPLAALSLVVFSLLLGSPTGAVIAIGAFGMLALVVIPVMYAYVSELYPTELRASGFGWASSSSRAVTGFAPLVFGSLLWPVLGLPLTFAVLGGLVVAAVVFMMLGAPETRGRELDRIAEPVKPMAPATTTQVP from the coding sequence CGTGCAGGGCAAGATCTTCCTCATCGGTGGGCTGGGCTACATGTTCGACGCGTGGGACGTCGCGTTGAACGGGTTCCTCACCCCACTGGTCGGGGCCGAGTTCGGGTTGTCGCCGGGGCAGAAGGGGCTGGTGGCGACCGCCAACCTGATCGGCATGGCGGTGGGCGCCGTCGTGTGGGGGACCGTGGCCGACCGCATCGGCCGCAAACGCGCGTTCAGCGTCACGCTGCTGGTGTTCGCCCTGTTTTCCGTGCTCGGGGCGCTCTCGCCGAACGTGGAGGTCTTCCTGGCCCTGCGCTTCCTGGCGGGGGTGGGTCTCGGCGGGTGCGTCCCGGTGGACTACGCGATCGTCAGCGAGTTCTCCCCGCGGCGGCACCGTGGCCGGGTGCTCTCGGCCATGGACGGCTGGTGGCCAGTGGGCACCACCCTCGCCGCCGTCACGGCCACGTTGCTGGTCCCGGTGTCCGGGAACTGGCGCTGGATGCTGGTGCTGATGATCCTGCCCGCGCTGCTGTTGTTCTGGATCCGGCGCGGAGTCCCGGAATCGCCGTTGTACCTGGTACGCAAGGGCCGGGAAGCGGAAGCCCGCGCGGTCATCGACGAGCTCGTCCGCCGCACGGGCGCGCCCGCTGAGCCGTACTCGATCCCGCCCGCCGTGGTGGAGGACACCCGTGGGGGAGCGGTCACCGCCGCCTTCGACCAGCTGCGCCGGGTGTGGGCGTTCAACCCCCGGATCACCGCGGTCGCCTGGTCGTTGTTCATCAGCGTCATGCTGGTCTACTACGCCGCCCTGAGCTGGATGCCCTCGATCCTGCGCGCCCAGGGGTTCGGCGAGATCGCGGCCTTCGCCTCCACCGCGCTGATGAACGCGCTGGGCATCGTCGGCGTCGCGGTGGCCGTGCTGCTCGTGGAGAAGGTCGGCCGCAAACGGATCGTCGCCGTCGCCGGGCCACTCGCCGCGCTCTCGCTCGTGGTGTTCTCGCTGCTGCTGGGCTCACCCACCGGCGCGGTGATCGCGATCGGCGCGTTCGGCATGCTGGCGCTGGTGGTCATCCCGGTGATGTACGCCTACGTGTCCGAGCTGTACCCGACCGAGCTGCGTGCCTCCGGGTTCGGCTGGGCGTCGTCGTCGAGCCGGGCCGTCACCGGCTTCGCGCCGCTGGTGTTCGGCAGCCTCCTGTGGCCGGTGCTCGGCCTGCCGCTGACGTTCGCCGTGCTGGGCGGGCTCGTGGTGGCCGCGGTCGTGTTCATGATGCTGGGGGCGCCGGAAACCCGTGGTCGCGAGCTCGACCGGATCGCGGAGCCGGTGAAACCCATGGCGCCCGCGACAACCACGCAGGTGCCGTGA